Proteins from a genomic interval of Synechococcus sp. A15-28:
- the miaB gene encoding tRNA (N6-isopentenyl adenosine(37)-C2)-methylthiotransferase MiaB — MNKADSERMAGILEAMGYRAADAELEADLVLYNTCTIRDNAEQKVYSYLGRQAQRKRLDPNLTLVVAGCVAQQEGESLLRRVPELDLVMGPQHANRLEVLLNQVDSGQQVVATEDHHILEDITTARRDSSICGWVNVIYGCNERCTYCVVPSVRGKEQSRLPASIRLEMEGLAAQGYKEITLLGQNIDAYGRDLPGITPEGRRQHTLTDLLHQVHDVEGIERIRFATSHPRYFTERLIDACADLPKLCEHFHIPFQSGDNDLLRAMARGYTVERYRRIIDRIRERMPDASLSADVIVAFPGETEAQYQRTLDLIEEIGFDQVNTAAYSPRPNTPAATWDNQLPEEVKVTRLQQINALVERCARERNARYAGRSEDVLAEGINPKDPSQLMGRTRTNRLTFFQATGPDGHQYRPGDLVNVHIDAVRSFSLSGTPLPRTGER, encoded by the coding sequence ATGAACAAGGCTGATTCCGAACGGATGGCCGGCATCCTCGAGGCCATGGGGTACCGCGCTGCCGACGCCGAACTGGAGGCGGATCTGGTCCTTTACAACACCTGCACGATCCGCGACAACGCCGAGCAGAAGGTCTACAGCTATCTCGGGCGACAGGCTCAGCGCAAACGGCTTGATCCCAATCTCACTCTGGTGGTGGCGGGCTGCGTCGCCCAGCAGGAAGGGGAATCACTGCTGCGGCGCGTGCCCGAACTCGACCTGGTGATGGGCCCGCAACATGCCAATCGGCTTGAAGTGCTGCTCAATCAGGTGGACAGCGGCCAACAGGTGGTGGCCACGGAAGACCATCACATTCTTGAAGACATCACCACCGCGCGTCGGGACAGCAGCATCTGCGGTTGGGTCAATGTGATCTATGGCTGCAATGAGCGCTGCACCTACTGCGTGGTGCCCTCCGTGCGGGGCAAGGAGCAATCAAGGCTCCCAGCGTCCATCCGCCTGGAAATGGAAGGACTGGCCGCCCAGGGGTACAAGGAAATCACCCTGTTGGGCCAGAATATCGATGCCTACGGGCGCGACCTCCCGGGGATCACACCGGAGGGGCGGCGGCAGCACACCCTGACGGACCTCTTGCATCAGGTCCATGACGTGGAGGGAATCGAGCGCATCCGCTTTGCCACAAGCCATCCGCGTTACTTCACCGAGCGGTTGATCGATGCCTGTGCAGATCTTCCCAAGCTCTGCGAACACTTTCATATCCCCTTCCAGAGCGGCGACAACGACCTCCTGCGAGCCATGGCCCGCGGTTACACCGTGGAGCGGTACCGCCGGATCATCGATCGCATCCGCGAGCGCATGCCCGATGCCTCCTTGAGCGCCGACGTGATCGTGGCCTTCCCTGGCGAAACCGAAGCCCAGTACCAGCGCACCCTTGATCTGATCGAAGAGATCGGCTTCGACCAGGTGAACACCGCGGCCTATTCGCCGCGGCCCAACACCCCCGCTGCCACGTGGGACAACCAATTGCCGGAGGAGGTCAAGGTGACGCGACTCCAGCAGATCAATGCCTTGGTGGAGCGCTGCGCCCGCGAGCGGAATGCGCGATACGCCGGCCGCAGTGAGGACGTTCTGGCGGAGGGCATCAACCCCAAGGATCCCAGTCAGCTGATGGGACGCACCCGCACCAACCGACTGACCTTTTTCCAGGCAACCGGCCCCGATGGCCATCAATACCGTCCCGGCGATCTCGTGAACGTCCATATCGACGCGGTCCGCTCCTTTTCATTGAGCGGAACCCCCCTGCCCCGCACCGGAGAGCGCTGA
- a CDS encoding D-alanine--D-alanine ligase family protein: protein MSSSPTTVGVVFGGCSGEHDVSIRSAQTVVHGLNLGTNRQRYQLVLIYIDRDGRWWGPDIAAKVLDSGSPPSSADLPQPLPGPGFRGLPAGADAVTIWYPVLHGPNGEDGTIQGLFEMMQQPYVGAGVLGSAVSMDKQAMKAALAGAGLAQVPYVCAQAEDLSVAGRRDELLQRIEADLGYPCFVKPANLGSSVGISKARNREELLQGLSLAASLDARLLVEQGVQARELECAVLGGPTLRASVVGEVRFDADWYDYDTKYTEGRSTTLIPAPLPDDIVKTIRRQSIQACAAVGVTGMARVDFFYEESSGRVWLNEINTLPGFTSQSMYPMLWEASGVTLEQLVHELLESAGQ from the coding sequence ATGTCATCCAGCCCAACCACGGTCGGGGTTGTCTTCGGCGGCTGCTCCGGTGAACACGATGTCTCCATCCGCTCCGCACAAACGGTTGTTCATGGCCTGAACCTGGGCACGAACCGCCAGCGCTACCAGCTGGTGCTCATCTACATCGATCGCGACGGCCGTTGGTGGGGACCCGACATCGCCGCCAAGGTTCTGGACAGCGGCAGCCCTCCCTCCAGCGCGGACCTGCCGCAACCACTGCCAGGGCCAGGATTCCGCGGTCTGCCCGCTGGCGCCGACGCCGTGACCATCTGGTATCCGGTGCTGCATGGACCGAATGGGGAGGACGGCACGATTCAGGGGCTGTTCGAAATGATGCAGCAGCCCTACGTCGGAGCCGGCGTTCTCGGTTCCGCCGTCAGCATGGACAAACAGGCCATGAAAGCGGCCCTGGCCGGAGCAGGGCTGGCCCAGGTGCCCTACGTCTGCGCGCAGGCCGAAGACCTCAGCGTGGCGGGCCGCCGGGACGAGCTCCTGCAGAGGATCGAAGCCGACCTGGGCTACCCCTGCTTCGTCAAACCGGCCAATCTCGGTTCGTCGGTTGGCATCAGCAAAGCTCGGAACCGTGAGGAGCTGCTGCAGGGCCTGAGCCTGGCTGCAAGCCTCGATGCGCGCCTCTTGGTGGAACAGGGGGTGCAGGCCCGCGAACTGGAATGTGCCGTTCTCGGAGGACCAACCCTGCGGGCTTCCGTCGTCGGGGAAGTCCGTTTCGATGCGGACTGGTACGACTACGACACCAAATACACCGAAGGACGCAGCACCACGCTGATTCCAGCCCCCTTGCCCGACGACATCGTGAAAACGATCCGGCGCCAGTCCATCCAGGCCTGCGCTGCCGTGGGCGTCACGGGGATGGCCAGGGTGGACTTTTTTTACGAGGAAAGCAGCGGCAGGGTCTGGCTTAACGAGATCAACACTCTTCCCGGTTTCACCAGTCAGAGCATGTACCCCATGCTCTGGGAAGCCTCTGGCGTAACACT
- a CDS encoding DUF4359 domain-containing protein: MPRSVFQRQVPMAAALAVVTTVGAALGLVVTNPSVDDYELHAGKQLVAFLSTELCQGDGLPMVLQLWIRDCPGLVASQEAALAALAVRFTSRRNLGVASLYSTSIGGQPLLPGLTLPEVEVVTLGVAGQFVLLHTKTDAGSLE; the protein is encoded by the coding sequence TTGCCGCGCTCCGTCTTTCAGCGACAAGTTCCCATGGCGGCGGCACTGGCGGTTGTCACCACGGTTGGAGCTGCTTTGGGTCTGGTGGTGACCAACCCCTCCGTGGATGATTACGAGCTGCACGCCGGCAAACAGTTGGTCGCGTTTCTGTCCACGGAGTTGTGCCAGGGCGACGGTCTTCCGATGGTGCTGCAGCTGTGGATCCGTGACTGTCCCGGATTGGTGGCATCTCAGGAGGCGGCTCTCGCGGCTTTGGCTGTTCGTTTCACATCACGCCGCAATCTCGGTGTGGCCAGCTTGTACTCCACCTCGATCGGAGGGCAGCCGTTACTCCCAGGGTTGACCTTGCCGGAGGTTGAGGTGGTGACCCTCGGTGTTGCCGGGCAGTTTGTGCTGCTGCACACCAAGACCGACGCCGGCAGTCTCGAGTGA